A single window of Aspergillus oryzae RIB40 DNA, chromosome 8 DNA harbors:
- a CDS encoding SDR family NAD(P)-dependent oxidoreductase (dehydrogenases with different specificities (related to short-chain alcohol dehydrogenases)), with translation MALNEIRGRLALITGASGGIGAACSHQLAQRGVHLALTYSTNSTSINELVKELQSKYAENKLRISTHKVDVGSADQIESLFHEIDTQHGRRPDILISNAGYGKRITNIWDIPHEEFDYMIKVNLRASFVLVKGVVEHMKAQRWGRIVFMSSIAAYGGGINGCHYAASKGGLTGMMKNLSTRLAEYNISVNDVAPAMIGDTGMVPNASAIQDTVATIPLGRLGTPEETANVVTMLVTTGYMTGQSLLLSGGLK, from the exons ATGGCACTAAACGAGATACGCGGTCGCCTAGCCCTAATCACAGGCGCATCAGGAGG AATCGGAGCAGCATGTTCTCACCAGCTAGCACAACGTGGAGTTCACCTGGCACTGACTTACTCCACTAATTCGACATCAATAAACGAACTTGTCAAAGAACTACAATCCAAATATGCCGAGAACAAGCTGCGCATTTCCACTCACAAAGTGGATGTTGGATCCGCCGACCAAATCGAGTCCCTGTTCCACGAGATTGACACCCAACACGGCCGAAGACCTGATATTCTGATCTCAAATGCCGGATACGGGAAACGAATAACTAATATATGGGACATCCCGCATGAGGAGTTCGATTACATGATTAAAGTTAATCTTCGCgcttcttttgttcttgtcaaaGGTGTGGTAGAGCACATGAAGGCGCAAAGATGGGGCCGGATTGTGTTCATGTCTTCGATTGCTGCTTATGGGGGAGGCATTAATGGATGTC ATTACGCAGCGTCCAAGGGAGGGCTTACgggaatgatgaagaatctTTCTACCCGTCTAGCGGAATACAACATCAGTGTCAATGATGTTGCGCCTGCTATGATAGGTGATACGGGTATGGTTCCCAATGCTTCGGCAATCCAAGATACAGTGGCAACTATTCCTTTAGGTCGGCTGGGTACCCCGGAGGAGACGGCGAATGTGGTCACAATGTTGGTTACTACTGGATATATGACGGGCCAGAGTCTCTTGTTGTCCGGAGGGTTGAAATAG